Proteins from a single region of Chloroflexota bacterium:
- a CDS encoding carboxymuconolactone decarboxylase family protein translates to MARLPELQRESLDPESQAVWDRIVGSRSSVRGPMALLMHNPPLADRVAELGSQLRFRGTLSGADRELAILTAGREVEAAYEWVAHEPLGLQEGTRAEAIDVLRRQGSTDGLLPRERLIIEAVRTIMRDHRLSDAQYAQVEAEFGKAATVELVVLAGYYGLVGYVLNTFQADLPEGAPIPF, encoded by the coding sequence ATGGCACGGCTCCCCGAGCTTCAGCGCGAGTCGCTGGACCCCGAGTCCCAGGCAGTCTGGGATCGCATCGTCGGCAGCCGCAGCAGCGTGCGCGGCCCGATGGCGCTCCTGATGCACAACCCGCCCCTGGCCGACCGCGTGGCCGAGCTTGGCTCCCAGCTGCGGTTTCGCGGCACGCTGAGCGGGGCCGACCGCGAGTTGGCGATCCTGACCGCCGGCCGCGAGGTCGAAGCCGCCTATGAATGGGTGGCCCACGAGCCGCTTGGCCTGCAGGAAGGCACGCGCGCCGAGGCGATCGACGTGCTGCGCCGGCAAGGCTCGACGGACGGACTGCTGCCGCGCGAGCGCCTGATCATCGAGGCGGTGCGGACGATCATGCGCGACCACCGCCTGTCCGACGCGCAGTACGCCCAGGTGGAGGCCGAATTCGGCAAGGCTGCGACCGTCGAGCTGGTGGTGCTGGCTGGCTACTACGGCCTGGTCGGCTACGTGCTCAATACGTTCCAGGCCGATCTGCCGGAAGGTGCGCCGATTCCGTTCTAG
- the aroF gene encoding 3-deoxy-7-phosphoheptulonate synthase, with protein sequence MIIVMTSDSTEEHQQGILRRLGDLGLSGNVSNTADRTVIGVIGVGFPTELPEIIEVMPGVESVARITKSWKHASRDFKPSDTIVKVGNVEIGGSELVVMAGPCSVESREQVLETAHAVKAAGARIMRGGAFKPRTSPYSFQGLGEKGLELLAEAREQTGLPIITEVMEPGDVSLVAAYSDILQIGARNMQNFPLLKEAGRSQKPVMLKRGMAGTIDEWLNAAEYIMSEKNFQVILCERGIRTFETMVRNTLDLTAVPVLKRLTHLPVVADPSHGTGKWYLVKPLAMASLAVGAHGLIVEVHPNPDAALSDGPQSLTLESFRSMMDGLRTLAPSLDRVVAPAANPVADRLLEQAGV encoded by the coding sequence GTGATCATCGTGATGACCAGCGACTCCACCGAGGAGCATCAGCAAGGCATTCTCAGACGGCTCGGAGATCTCGGACTCTCCGGCAACGTCTCGAACACCGCCGACCGCACCGTCATCGGCGTCATCGGCGTCGGCTTCCCGACCGAGCTGCCCGAGATCATCGAGGTGATGCCCGGCGTCGAGTCGGTCGCGCGGATCACCAAGTCCTGGAAGCACGCCAGCCGTGACTTCAAACCCTCGGACACCATCGTCAAGGTCGGGAATGTCGAGATCGGCGGCAGCGAGCTGGTCGTGATGGCCGGTCCCTGTTCGGTCGAGAGTCGCGAACAGGTGCTGGAGACGGCCCACGCCGTCAAGGCCGCTGGCGCGCGGATCATGCGCGGCGGCGCGTTCAAGCCGCGCACCTCGCCCTACAGCTTCCAGGGCCTGGGCGAGAAGGGCCTGGAGCTGCTGGCCGAGGCCCGCGAGCAGACCGGCCTGCCGATCATCACCGAGGTCATGGAGCCGGGCGATGTCTCCCTCGTCGCCGCATACTCCGACATCCTCCAGATCGGCGCGCGCAACATGCAGAACTTTCCGCTGCTCAAAGAGGCTGGCCGCTCGCAGAAGCCCGTCATGCTGAAGCGCGGCATGGCCGGCACCATCGACGAGTGGCTCAACGCCGCCGAGTACATCATGTCCGAGAAGAACTTCCAGGTCATCCTGTGTGAGCGCGGCATCCGCACCTTTGAGACGATGGTCCGCAACACCCTTGACCTGACCGCCGTGCCGGTCCTCAAGCGGCTGACCCACCTGCCGGTGGTGGCCGACCCGAGCCACGGCACCGGCAAGTGGTATCTCGTCAAGCCGCTGGCGATGGCGTCGCTGGCGGTCGGCGCGCACGGGCTGATCGTGGAGGTCCACCCGAACCCCGACGCCGCCCTGTCGGACGGACCGCAGTCGCTGACGCTGGAGAGCTTCCGCAGCATGATGGATGGCCTCCGCACCCTGGCGCCGAGCCTCGACCGGGTGGTCGCCCCGGCCGCGAATCCGGTCGCTGACCGGCTGCTGGAGCAGGCGGGCGTATGA
- the aroA gene encoding 3-phosphoshikimate 1-carboxyvinyltransferase yields the protein MSATLASPDIARVGKAPRLRGTLEVPGDKSISHRGALMNAIAHGTATIDNYLPGADCLSTLECLRALGVEVTFDPTGAPGGKPRVTVVGRGGQLAEAIRPLDCGNSGTTMRLLAGLLAGQPIFSVMTGDASLSSRPMARVVDPLRQMGARISGRQGGRLAPIAIEGGNLTAIDYQSPVASAQVKSCVLLAGVQTEGITIARSPAASRDHTERLLTAQGAKLETNDDGTVVAVHGGARLQAVDVIVPGDTSSAAYWLALACIHPDAEITVQNVGMNPGRTGFVEILREMGGNVEVRNERVVAGEPFADLVARSSRLKGVKVGGTVVPRAIDELPLVAIVGLFADGLTEIRDAAELRVKESDRIASLGREISRLGGQVEELPDGLRVLGGASLESAACETLGDHRLAMSLAVAGLAGVGVDVIDAGCAVVSYPGFWQQIRSVGGTVALSDEGVDRA from the coding sequence ATGAGCGCGACACTCGCCAGCCCTGACATCGCGCGGGTCGGCAAGGCGCCCCGCCTCCGTGGCACGCTCGAAGTGCCCGGCGACAAGTCGATCTCCCACCGTGGCGCGCTGATGAATGCGATTGCCCACGGCACGGCCACTATCGACAACTACCTGCCGGGGGCGGACTGCCTCTCGACGCTCGAGTGCCTGCGGGCGCTCGGCGTGGAGGTGACGTTCGACCCGACCGGCGCGCCCGGCGGCAAGCCCCGCGTAACGGTTGTCGGGCGGGGCGGCCAGCTTGCCGAGGCGATCCGCCCGCTGGACTGCGGCAACTCCGGCACCACGATGCGGCTGCTGGCCGGCCTGCTGGCCGGCCAGCCGATCTTCTCGGTCATGACGGGTGACGCCTCGCTCAGCAGCCGCCCGATGGCCCGGGTGGTCGATCCTCTCCGGCAGATGGGCGCCAGGATCAGCGGTCGGCAGGGCGGCAGGCTCGCGCCGATTGCCATCGAGGGCGGCAACCTGACGGCCATCGACTATCAGTCGCCGGTCGCGAGCGCGCAGGTCAAGTCGTGCGTGCTGCTGGCGGGGGTCCAGACCGAGGGCATCACGATCGCCCGCTCGCCAGCCGCCTCGCGGGACCACACCGAGCGGCTCCTGACGGCCCAGGGCGCGAAGCTCGAGACGAACGACGACGGCACCGTCGTCGCGGTTCACGGCGGCGCGCGTCTCCAGGCCGTTGACGTGATCGTGCCGGGCGATACCTCGTCGGCGGCCTACTGGCTGGCGCTGGCCTGTATCCATCCGGACGCGGAGATCACCGTGCAGAACGTCGGGATGAACCCGGGGCGGACCGGCTTCGTGGAGATCCTGCGCGAGATGGGCGGCAACGTTGAGGTCCGCAACGAGCGCGTGGTGGCCGGTGAGCCGTTCGCGGACCTCGTCGCGCGGAGCAGCCGCCTGAAGGGCGTGAAGGTCGGCGGGACGGTCGTGCCGCGCGCCATCGACGAGCTGCCGTTGGTCGCCATCGTCGGGCTGTTCGCGGACGGCCTGACGGAGATCCGCGACGCCGCCGAACTGCGCGTCAAGGAGAGTGACCGTATCGCCAGCCTGGGCCGCGAGATCAGCCGGCTCGGCGGTCAGGTCGAGGAGCTGCCGGACGGCCTGCGGGTGCTGGGCGGCGCTTCGCTCGAATCCGCTGCATGTGAGACACTTGGCGATCACCGGCTCGCGATGAGCCTGGCGGTGGCCGGCCTGGCCGGCGTGGGCGTCGACGTGATCGACGCCGGGTGCGCCGTCGTGTCCTACCCCGGATTCTGGCAGCAGATCCGTTCGGTTGGCGGGACGGTGGCGCTCTCAGACGAAGGGGTGGACCGGGCCTGA
- the aroC gene encoding chorismate synthase: protein MEFLTAGESHGQQLTIIIQNLPAGLDLSAELVNEQLRRRQGGYGRGGRQKIERDKVQFVAGVRHGYTMGGPVAMVIPNLDAPNWVGRMDVETPVDPGDGSFEPVARVTRIRPGHADMAGALKYGFDDVRNILERASARETASRVAAGAVARGFLAHFGVEIRSHTVRIGSVDVAAPEYVLLDPAGSKNPEIAAFWSEVEASEVRCFDADASERMIEEIKAARTAQDTLGGIFEVVAYGAPIGLGSHTQWDEKLDGRLAAAMMSMPSIKGVEIGDGIGQTARRGSTVHDVLLYDEQRGWYHQTNNAGGTEGGITNGAPVVVRGAAKPISTLIKPLPSVDLVTHEPAPGHFERSDICVIPAAGVVGEAMVALVLADAFRQKFGGDSIAEIEKNYEAYVNTYRPRSR from the coding sequence CTGGAGTTCTTGACGGCCGGGGAGAGCCACGGCCAGCAGCTGACGATCATCATCCAGAATCTGCCGGCTGGCCTGGACCTGTCCGCCGAGCTTGTCAACGAGCAGCTTCGCCGCCGGCAGGGCGGGTACGGCCGTGGCGGTCGCCAGAAGATCGAGCGGGACAAGGTCCAGTTCGTGGCAGGGGTACGGCACGGCTACACCATGGGCGGGCCGGTCGCGATGGTCATCCCGAACCTGGACGCCCCGAACTGGGTCGGGCGGATGGACGTCGAGACGCCGGTCGATCCCGGCGATGGCTCATTCGAGCCGGTCGCCAGGGTGACGCGGATCCGGCCGGGCCACGCCGACATGGCCGGCGCGCTCAAGTACGGGTTTGACGACGTCCGCAACATCCTGGAGCGGGCCAGCGCCCGCGAGACGGCCTCCCGCGTGGCGGCCGGCGCGGTGGCGCGGGGGTTCCTGGCGCACTTCGGCGTCGAGATTCGCAGCCACACGGTCAGGATCGGCTCGGTGGACGTGGCCGCGCCCGAGTACGTGCTGCTCGACCCGGCCGGCTCGAAGAACCCCGAGATCGCAGCCTTCTGGTCAGAAGTTGAGGCATCCGAGGTCCGCTGCTTCGACGCCGACGCCTCCGAGAGAATGATTGAGGAGATCAAGGCTGCCCGCACGGCCCAGGACACGCTCGGCGGCATCTTCGAGGTGGTCGCATACGGCGCGCCCATCGGCCTGGGCAGCCACACCCAGTGGGACGAGAAGCTGGATGGCCGGCTGGCGGCCGCGATGATGTCGATGCCATCCATCAAGGGCGTCGAGATCGGCGACGGCATCGGGCAGACGGCCCGGCGCGGCTCGACGGTCCACGATGTCCTGCTGTACGACGAGCAGAGGGGCTGGTACCACCAGACCAACAACGCTGGCGGCACGGAGGGCGGCATCACCAACGGCGCGCCGGTCGTGGTGCGCGGCGCGGCCAAACCGATCTCGACCCTCATCAAGCCGCTGCCGTCCGTGGACCTGGTCACCCACGAGCCTGCGCCGGGCCACTTCGAACGGTCGGATATCTGCGTGATCCCGGCCGCCGGCGTCGTCGGCGAGGCGATGGTGGCGCTGGTGCTGGCCGACGCGTTTCGGCAAAAGTTCGGCGGCGACAGCATCGCCGAGATCGAGAAGAACTACGAGGCGTATGTCAACACCTACCGTCCCCGATCGCGCTGA
- a CDS encoding shikimate kinase, whose amino-acid sequence MSTPTVPDRAEGDPGQQGPLATASESASESAGLRPRRPSRNGGGRPRRGPANVVLVGLSGSGKSTVARLLARRLGWRHVDTDQAIQRQAGMSVQEIFRVQGEPAFRQLETEAVADACRRSRQVIATGGGAVLADVNRALMLDGNLVVYLESSPQTLAVRLSRNMSREPRPLLENSDLAERLAELGRQREQHYRCAHHTVQTDQRTPREVVDVIAELVRARL is encoded by the coding sequence ATGTCAACACCTACCGTCCCCGATCGCGCTGAGGGCGATCCCGGCCAGCAGGGTCCGCTGGCAACCGCGAGCGAGTCAGCCTCCGAGAGCGCCGGCCTGCGTCCGCGCCGCCCGTCCCGCAACGGCGGCGGCCGGCCGCGCCGGGGGCCGGCCAACGTCGTGCTGGTCGGCCTGAGCGGCTCGGGCAAGTCGACGGTTGCCCGTTTGCTGGCCCGCCGGCTCGGCTGGCGGCACGTGGATACCGACCAGGCGATCCAGCGGCAGGCCGGCATGTCCGTCCAGGAGATCTTTCGGGTCCAGGGTGAGCCGGCCTTCCGCCAACTGGAGACCGAGGCCGTGGCGGACGCCTGCCGCCGCTCGCGCCAGGTCATCGCGACCGGCGGCGGGGCCGTCCTGGCCGACGTGAACCGCGCCCTGATGCTGGACGGCAACCTCGTCGTCTACCTGGAAAGCTCGCCCCAGACGCTGGCGGTGCGCCTCAGCCGCAACATGTCGCGCGAGCCGCGCCCGCTCCTGGAGAACAGCGACCTCGCGGAGCGGCTCGCGGAGCTGGGCCGCCAGCGCGAGCAGCACTATCGCTGCGCCCATCACACCGTCCAGACTGACCAGCGCACGCCACGGGAGGTGGTCGATGTCATCGCCGAACTCGTCCGTGCCCGCCTCTGA
- the aroB gene encoding 3-dehydroquinate synthase translates to MSSPNSSVPASERTVTDARAVQIKAGPSTYEALVGPGAAAEIGPAVERAGLKGRPRVIADRNVWERFGSPIEASLRGLGRDVQVLATDGGEEQKHLASVEAMYDWLIQVGTDRGDFVVAVGGGVIGDMAGYVAATYLRGIPVVQVPTTLLAQVDSSIGGKTGVDHRLGKNLIGAFHQPSLVVADTRLLESLPAREYRSGWSEIVKMAMIRDAELFSTLEGHAEQLLNFEEPVLLGDVIRRAIELKGEVVGADERESGLRIILNYGHTIGHALEAATGYRHLLHGEAVAIGMRSAGFIARQRSTLAASAFEAQQALLGRFGLPNRADGIAAADLLGPLSRDKKARGSTIQWVFANGIGTVTTARDVTADEVAAALREIGCN, encoded by the coding sequence ATGTCATCGCCGAACTCGTCCGTGCCCGCCTCTGAGCGCACGGTGACGGATGCCCGCGCCGTCCAGATCAAGGCCGGCCCATCCACCTACGAGGCCCTGGTCGGCCCCGGGGCCGCCGCCGAGATCGGGCCAGCCGTCGAGCGGGCCGGGCTGAAGGGCCGGCCGCGCGTCATCGCGGACCGCAACGTCTGGGAGCGCTTCGGCAGCCCGATCGAGGCGTCACTGCGCGGCCTCGGGCGCGATGTCCAGGTGCTCGCGACGGACGGCGGCGAGGAGCAGAAGCACCTCGCCAGCGTCGAGGCGATGTACGACTGGCTGATCCAGGTCGGCACGGATCGCGGTGACTTCGTGGTCGCGGTCGGCGGCGGCGTGATCGGCGACATGGCCGGCTACGTGGCGGCCACCTACTTGCGGGGCATCCCCGTCGTCCAGGTTCCGACCACGCTCCTGGCCCAGGTCGATTCGAGCATCGGCGGCAAGACGGGCGTCGATCATCGGCTGGGCAAGAACCTGATCGGGGCGTTCCACCAGCCGTCGCTGGTGGTGGCCGACACCCGCCTGCTGGAGTCGCTGCCGGCCCGCGAGTATCGCTCGGGCTGGTCCGAGATCGTCAAGATGGCGATGATCCGCGACGCCGAGCTGTTCTCGACGCTCGAAGGCCACGCCGAGCAGTTGCTGAACTTCGAGGAGCCGGTGCTGCTCGGGGACGTCATCCGCCGCGCCATCGAGCTGAAAGGCGAGGTCGTCGGGGCGGATGAGCGCGAGTCTGGCCTGCGCATCATCCTCAACTATGGACACACCATCGGGCATGCACTCGAAGCGGCCACCGGATACCGTCACCTGTTGCACGGCGAAGCCGTTGCCATCGGTATGCGCAGTGCCGGCTTCATCGCTCGCCAGCGGAGCACCCTCGCCGCCAGCGCGTTCGAGGCTCAGCAGGCGCTTCTCGGGCGGTTCGGGTTGCCGAATCGTGCAGACGGCATCGCGGCGGCGGACCTGCTCGGACCGCTCTCGCGCGACAAGAAGGCTCGCGGCTCCACCATCCAGTGGGTGTTTGCGAACGGAATCGGGACGGTCACGACCGCGCGCGACGTGACGGCGGACGAGGTCGCGGCTGCACTCCGCGAGATCGGCTGTAACTGA
- a CDS encoding LCP family protein, which produces MQQFDNGAGSATPTKRGGFNPKVALTTFAFCTFVLGGFAFGWLFLVNFKMLAVVQQARVSLLAPPMIALPPGLTSAPAPVPVPRRPGERVTVPPVAAPAGTPVATEIEPEQAPDLSNVQGWGGTKRVNILLIGIDHRDDEPIEGSRSDTIMVVSIDPLSKSVVMISLPRDLYVTIPGQYQQRINVAHAVGGPQLLAQTIQANFGIQIDNFARVDFSGFEQVVDAVGGVIIDVERPVKDDEYPTEDYGVMRLYIPPGPVLMDGRTALMYARSRHSESDFGRSKRQQRVLLALRERASTMNIVPKITTLLQIANKAIATDLSAGEMVALGRLGIEIQRDRMKTLVVDENLASPFLGPNGENLLMPSRQAIQSAILRAFSEAAGQTARVEVLNGSNQVGVARQVADQLARAGYDVLKVDDAERNDYVGTTIEVLTNNQPAAKVLATRLRVPESSIKLVPTPNSSAELRVIVGRP; this is translated from the coding sequence ATGCAGCAATTCGACAACGGCGCGGGCAGCGCCACCCCCACGAAGCGCGGCGGGTTCAACCCGAAGGTCGCGCTGACGACGTTCGCCTTCTGCACCTTCGTGCTGGGCGGCTTCGCGTTCGGGTGGCTGTTCCTGGTCAACTTCAAGATGCTGGCCGTGGTGCAGCAGGCCCGCGTGAGCCTGCTCGCCCCGCCGATGATCGCCCTGCCGCCAGGACTCACCAGTGCGCCGGCCCCGGTTCCGGTTCCACGCCGTCCGGGCGAGCGCGTCACGGTCCCACCAGTCGCGGCCCCCGCTGGAACGCCTGTTGCCACCGAGATCGAGCCGGAACAGGCGCCGGACCTGTCCAACGTCCAGGGCTGGGGCGGCACCAAGCGGGTCAACATCCTGCTGATCGGCATCGACCACCGCGACGACGAGCCGATTGAGGGCAGCCGCAGCGACACCATCATGGTCGTCAGCATCGACCCGCTCAGCAAGTCGGTCGTGATGATCTCGCTGCCGCGCGACCTCTACGTCACCATTCCCGGGCAGTATCAGCAGCGGATCAACGTCGCGCACGCCGTCGGCGGGCCGCAGTTGCTAGCTCAGACGATTCAGGCCAACTTCGGCATCCAGATCGACAATTTCGCTCGGGTGGACTTCTCGGGCTTCGAGCAGGTCGTGGACGCCGTCGGCGGCGTGATCATCGACGTGGAGCGCCCGGTCAAGGACGACGAGTACCCGACCGAGGACTACGGCGTCATGCGCTTGTATATCCCGCCGGGGCCGGTGTTGATGGACGGTCGAACGGCCCTGATGTACGCCCGCTCCCGCCACAGCGAGTCGGACTTTGGCCGCTCCAAGCGGCAGCAGCGTGTCCTGCTGGCCCTTCGCGAGCGCGCCAGCACCATGAACATCGTGCCGAAGATCACAACGCTGCTGCAGATCGCCAACAAGGCCATCGCCACCGACCTGAGCGCCGGCGAGATGGTAGCGCTCGGCCGGCTGGGCATCGAGATCCAGCGCGACCGCATGAAGACGCTGGTGGTGGACGAGAACCTGGCGTCGCCGTTCCTGGGTCCGAACGGCGAGAACCTGCTGATGCCGAGCCGCCAGGCGATCCAGAGCGCCATCCTGCGGGCGTTCAGCGAGGCGGCCGGCCAGACGGCGAGGGTCGAAGTCCTGAACGGCTCGAATCAGGTGGGCGTGGCGCGGCAGGTCGCGGATCAACTGGCGCGGGCTGGCTACGACGTGCTGAAAGTCGACGACGCCGAGCGCAACGACTACGTCGGGACGACTATCGAGGTGCTGACCAACAACCAGCCGGCGGCGAAGGTGCTGGCCACGCGGCTGCGCGTGCCGGAGTCGTCGATCAAGCTCGTGCCGACGCCGAACTCGTCAGCCGAGCTGCGGGTGATCGTCGGGCGGCCCTGA